Proteins from one Rhinopithecus roxellana isolate Shanxi Qingling chromosome 20, ASM756505v1, whole genome shotgun sequence genomic window:
- the VPS9D1 gene encoding VPS9 domain-containing protein 1 isoform X2: MAAAAGDGTVKPLQSAMKLANGAIELDTGNRPREAYTEYLRTIHYISQALLEEVETTKEARETVPPDTSKMLKLAQQCLERAQSTATKLGKTRLKPTMPAAAPIPQPAGRHRRVYSDEGGKLSPFLPPEIFQKLQGAESQSSKKELTPLEEASLQNQKLKAAYEARMARLDPSQAMQKTSLTLSLQRQMMENLVIAKAREETLQRKMEERRLRLQEAANRRFCSQVALTPEEREQRALYAAILEYEQDHDWPKHWKAKLKRSPGDLSLVTSLVSHLLSLPDHPIAQLLRRLQCAVYSALYPAVSRAAAPAPGCCPRTPNPGSRRLRPSQSLHCMLSPPEPSAAPRPQDCPPTPPLQPGPAGPPSPLGDTASGLPDKDSSFEDLEQFLGTSERQGQGHGVQPEPQLQQLKSAVEEIHSAIDRLLSLTLLAFEGLNTAASKDRCLACIEEPFFSPLWPLLLALYRSVHRTREAALSRSMELYRNAPPTAIGIPTKLLPQNPEAKGATGYPYCAAAQELGLLVLESCPQKKLECIVRTLRVICVCAEDYCPTPEATPQAGPQPIAAAAIGADDLLPILSFVVLRSGLPQLVSECAALEEFIHEGYLIGEEGYCLTSLQSALSYVELLPQGGLAK, encoded by the exons AAGCTAGGGAAACTGTGCCCCCGGACACCTCCAAGATGCTGAAGCTAGCGCAGCAGTGTCTGGAGAGGGCCCAGTCAACGGCCACCAAGCTTG GGAAAACACGCCTGAAGCCAACCATGCCTGCAGCTGCTCCCATCCCCCAGCCTGCCGGCAGACACCGCCGTGTCTACTCCGACGAAGGAGGGAAGCTCTCTCCTTTTCTGCCACCCGAGATCTTCCAGAAGCTTCAGGGGGCAGAGTCACAAAGCTCTAAGAA AGAGCTGACGCCACTGGAGGAGGCCTCCCTGCAGAATCAGAAGTTGAAGGCTGCGTATGAGGCCCGAATGGCCCGGCTAGACCCCAGCCAGGCCATGCAGAAGACGTCCCTG ACCCTCTCTCTACAGCGGCAGATGATGGAGAACCTAGTGATCGCCAAAGCCCGGGAGGAGACA CTCCAGAGAAAGATGGAGGAGCGCCGGCTGCGGCTCCAGGAGGCCGCCAACAG GAGGTTTTGCAGCCAGGTCGCCTTGACCCCGGAGGAACGGGAGCAGCGGGCCCTTTACGCCGCCATCCTGGAGTACGAGCAGGACCAC GACTGGCCGAAGCACTGGAAGGCCAAGCTCAAGAGGAGCCCGGGGGACCTGTCActcgtgaccagcctggtctcacaCCTGCTCAG CCTCCCGGACCACCCGATCGCGCAGCTCCTGCGGCGGCTGCAGTGCGCCGTGTACAGCGCCCTGTACCCCGCCGTGAGCAGAGCAGCCGCGCCAGCCCCGGGCTGCTGCCCCCGGACCCCCAACCCCGGAAGCCGACGGCTGCGGCCCTCGCAGAGCCTCCATTGCATGCTGTCCCCGCCCGAGCCCAGCGCAGCCCCGCGGCCCCAGGATTGCCCCCCGACGCCCCCACTCCAGCCCGGCCCCGCGGGGCCTCCCTCGCCCCTGGGGGACACCGCGTCCGGATTGCCGGACAAGGACAGCTCATTCGAGGACCTGGAGCAGTTCCTGGGGACGTCTGAGCGGCAGGGCCAGGGCCATGGGGTGCAGCCGGAGCCCCAGCTGCAGCAGCTGAAGAGCGCGGTGGAGGAGATCCATAGCGCCATCG ACAGGCTGCTCTCGCTGACCCTTCTGGCCTTTGAAGGCCTAAACACAGCTGCCTCCAAGGACCGCTGCCTGGCGTGCATTGAGGAGCCCTTTTTCTCCCCGCTGTGGCCTCTGCTGCTGGCCCTATACAG GAGTGTGCACCGAACCCGGGAGGCTGCCCTGAGCAGGAGCATGGAGCTCTACAGGAATGCACCCCCCACCGCCATTGGCATCCCCACCAAGCTCCTCCCCCAGAACCCTGAGGCCAAGGGGGCCACTGGCTACCCCTACTGTGCTGCGGCCCAGGAGCTTGGACTGCTGGTCCTGGAGAGCTGCCCCCAGAAGAAGCTGGAGTGCATAG TGCGGACCCTGCGGGTCATCTGTGTCTGTGCGGAAGACTACTGCCCCACACCGGAGGCCACACCCCAGGCCGGGCCCCAGCCCATCGCTGCAGCTGCCAT TGGTGCCGACGACCTGCTGCCCATCCTGTCCTTCGTGGTGCTAAGGAGCGGCCTCCCTCAGCTGGTGTCGGAGTGTGCGGCCCTGGAGGAGTTCATCCACGAGGG GTACCTAATCGGAGAGGAGGGCTATTGCCTGACATCACTGCAGAGTGCCCTGAGCTACGTGGAGCTGCTGCCCCAGGGAGGCCTGGCCAAGTAG
- the VPS9D1 gene encoding VPS9 domain-containing protein 1 isoform X1 — protein MAAAAGDGTVKPLQSAMKLANGAIELDTGNRPREAYTEYLRTIHYISQALLEEVETTKEARETVPPDTSKMLKLAQQCLERAQSTATKLGKTRLKPTMPAAAPIPQPAGRHRRVYSDEGGKLSPFLPPEIFQKLQGAESQSSKKELTPLEEASLQNQKLKAAYEARMARLDPSQAMQKTSLTLSLQRQMMENLVIAKAREETLQRKMEERRLRLQEAANRRFCSQVALTPEEREQRALYAAILEYEQDHDWPKHWKAKLKRSPGDLSLVTSLVSHLLSLPDHPIAQLLRRLQCAVYSALYPAVSRAAAPAPGCCPRTPNPGSRRLRPSQSLHCMLSPPEPSAAPRPQDCPPTPPLQPGPAGPPSPLGDTASGLPDKDSSFEDLEQFLGTSERQGQGHGVQPEPQLQQLKSAVEEIHSAIADRLLSLTLLAFEGLNTAASKDRCLACIEEPFFSPLWPLLLALYRSVHRTREAALSRSMELYRNAPPTAIGIPTKLLPQNPEAKGATGYPYCAAAQELGLLVLESCPQKKLECIVRTLRVICVCAEDYCPTPEATPQAGPQPIAAAAIGADDLLPILSFVVLRSGLPQLVSECAALEEFIHEGYLIGEEGYCLTSLQSALSYVELLPQGGLAK, from the exons AAGCTAGGGAAACTGTGCCCCCGGACACCTCCAAGATGCTGAAGCTAGCGCAGCAGTGTCTGGAGAGGGCCCAGTCAACGGCCACCAAGCTTG GGAAAACACGCCTGAAGCCAACCATGCCTGCAGCTGCTCCCATCCCCCAGCCTGCCGGCAGACACCGCCGTGTCTACTCCGACGAAGGAGGGAAGCTCTCTCCTTTTCTGCCACCCGAGATCTTCCAGAAGCTTCAGGGGGCAGAGTCACAAAGCTCTAAGAA AGAGCTGACGCCACTGGAGGAGGCCTCCCTGCAGAATCAGAAGTTGAAGGCTGCGTATGAGGCCCGAATGGCCCGGCTAGACCCCAGCCAGGCCATGCAGAAGACGTCCCTG ACCCTCTCTCTACAGCGGCAGATGATGGAGAACCTAGTGATCGCCAAAGCCCGGGAGGAGACA CTCCAGAGAAAGATGGAGGAGCGCCGGCTGCGGCTCCAGGAGGCCGCCAACAG GAGGTTTTGCAGCCAGGTCGCCTTGACCCCGGAGGAACGGGAGCAGCGGGCCCTTTACGCCGCCATCCTGGAGTACGAGCAGGACCAC GACTGGCCGAAGCACTGGAAGGCCAAGCTCAAGAGGAGCCCGGGGGACCTGTCActcgtgaccagcctggtctcacaCCTGCTCAG CCTCCCGGACCACCCGATCGCGCAGCTCCTGCGGCGGCTGCAGTGCGCCGTGTACAGCGCCCTGTACCCCGCCGTGAGCAGAGCAGCCGCGCCAGCCCCGGGCTGCTGCCCCCGGACCCCCAACCCCGGAAGCCGACGGCTGCGGCCCTCGCAGAGCCTCCATTGCATGCTGTCCCCGCCCGAGCCCAGCGCAGCCCCGCGGCCCCAGGATTGCCCCCCGACGCCCCCACTCCAGCCCGGCCCCGCGGGGCCTCCCTCGCCCCTGGGGGACACCGCGTCCGGATTGCCGGACAAGGACAGCTCATTCGAGGACCTGGAGCAGTTCCTGGGGACGTCTGAGCGGCAGGGCCAGGGCCATGGGGTGCAGCCGGAGCCCCAGCTGCAGCAGCTGAAGAGCGCGGTGGAGGAGATCCATAGCGCCATCG CAGACAGGCTGCTCTCGCTGACCCTTCTGGCCTTTGAAGGCCTAAACACAGCTGCCTCCAAGGACCGCTGCCTGGCGTGCATTGAGGAGCCCTTTTTCTCCCCGCTGTGGCCTCTGCTGCTGGCCCTATACAG GAGTGTGCACCGAACCCGGGAGGCTGCCCTGAGCAGGAGCATGGAGCTCTACAGGAATGCACCCCCCACCGCCATTGGCATCCCCACCAAGCTCCTCCCCCAGAACCCTGAGGCCAAGGGGGCCACTGGCTACCCCTACTGTGCTGCGGCCCAGGAGCTTGGACTGCTGGTCCTGGAGAGCTGCCCCCAGAAGAAGCTGGAGTGCATAG TGCGGACCCTGCGGGTCATCTGTGTCTGTGCGGAAGACTACTGCCCCACACCGGAGGCCACACCCCAGGCCGGGCCCCAGCCCATCGCTGCAGCTGCCAT TGGTGCCGACGACCTGCTGCCCATCCTGTCCTTCGTGGTGCTAAGGAGCGGCCTCCCTCAGCTGGTGTCGGAGTGTGCGGCCCTGGAGGAGTTCATCCACGAGGG GTACCTAATCGGAGAGGAGGGCTATTGCCTGACATCACTGCAGAGTGCCCTGAGCTACGTGGAGCTGCTGCCCCAGGGAGGCCTGGCCAAGTAG
- the VPS9D1 gene encoding VPS9 domain-containing protein 1 isoform X4 yields MAAAAGDGTVKPLQSAMKLANGAIELDTGNRPREAYTEYLRTIHYISQALLEEVETTKEARETVPPDTSKMLKLAQQCLERAQSTATKLGKTRLKPTMPAAAPIPQPAGRHRRVYSDEGGKLSPFLPPEIFQKLQGAESQSSKKELTPLEEASLQNQKLKAAYEARMARLDPSQAMQKTSLTLSLQRQMMENLVIAKAREETLQRKMEERRLRLQEAANRRFCSQVALTPEEREQRALYAAILEYEQDHDWPKHWKAKLKRSPGDLSLVTSLVSHLLSLPDHPIAQLLRRLQCAVYSALYPAVSRAAAPAPGCCPRTPNPGSRRLRPSQSLHCMLSPPEPSAAPRPQDCPPTPPLQPGPAGPPSPLGDTASGLPDKDSSFEDLEQFLGTSERQGQGHGVQPEPQLQQLKSAVEEIHSAIADRLLSLTLLAFEGLNTAASKDRCLACIEEPFFSPLWPLLLALYRSVHRTREAALSRSMELYRNAPPTAIGIPTKLLPQNPEAKGATGYPYCAAAQELGLLVLESCPQKKLECIVRTLRVICVCAEDYCPTPEATPQAGPQPIAAAAMYLIGEEGYCLTSLQSALSYVELLPQGGLAK; encoded by the exons AAGCTAGGGAAACTGTGCCCCCGGACACCTCCAAGATGCTGAAGCTAGCGCAGCAGTGTCTGGAGAGGGCCCAGTCAACGGCCACCAAGCTTG GGAAAACACGCCTGAAGCCAACCATGCCTGCAGCTGCTCCCATCCCCCAGCCTGCCGGCAGACACCGCCGTGTCTACTCCGACGAAGGAGGGAAGCTCTCTCCTTTTCTGCCACCCGAGATCTTCCAGAAGCTTCAGGGGGCAGAGTCACAAAGCTCTAAGAA AGAGCTGACGCCACTGGAGGAGGCCTCCCTGCAGAATCAGAAGTTGAAGGCTGCGTATGAGGCCCGAATGGCCCGGCTAGACCCCAGCCAGGCCATGCAGAAGACGTCCCTG ACCCTCTCTCTACAGCGGCAGATGATGGAGAACCTAGTGATCGCCAAAGCCCGGGAGGAGACA CTCCAGAGAAAGATGGAGGAGCGCCGGCTGCGGCTCCAGGAGGCCGCCAACAG GAGGTTTTGCAGCCAGGTCGCCTTGACCCCGGAGGAACGGGAGCAGCGGGCCCTTTACGCCGCCATCCTGGAGTACGAGCAGGACCAC GACTGGCCGAAGCACTGGAAGGCCAAGCTCAAGAGGAGCCCGGGGGACCTGTCActcgtgaccagcctggtctcacaCCTGCTCAG CCTCCCGGACCACCCGATCGCGCAGCTCCTGCGGCGGCTGCAGTGCGCCGTGTACAGCGCCCTGTACCCCGCCGTGAGCAGAGCAGCCGCGCCAGCCCCGGGCTGCTGCCCCCGGACCCCCAACCCCGGAAGCCGACGGCTGCGGCCCTCGCAGAGCCTCCATTGCATGCTGTCCCCGCCCGAGCCCAGCGCAGCCCCGCGGCCCCAGGATTGCCCCCCGACGCCCCCACTCCAGCCCGGCCCCGCGGGGCCTCCCTCGCCCCTGGGGGACACCGCGTCCGGATTGCCGGACAAGGACAGCTCATTCGAGGACCTGGAGCAGTTCCTGGGGACGTCTGAGCGGCAGGGCCAGGGCCATGGGGTGCAGCCGGAGCCCCAGCTGCAGCAGCTGAAGAGCGCGGTGGAGGAGATCCATAGCGCCATCG CAGACAGGCTGCTCTCGCTGACCCTTCTGGCCTTTGAAGGCCTAAACACAGCTGCCTCCAAGGACCGCTGCCTGGCGTGCATTGAGGAGCCCTTTTTCTCCCCGCTGTGGCCTCTGCTGCTGGCCCTATACAG GAGTGTGCACCGAACCCGGGAGGCTGCCCTGAGCAGGAGCATGGAGCTCTACAGGAATGCACCCCCCACCGCCATTGGCATCCCCACCAAGCTCCTCCCCCAGAACCCTGAGGCCAAGGGGGCCACTGGCTACCCCTACTGTGCTGCGGCCCAGGAGCTTGGACTGCTGGTCCTGGAGAGCTGCCCCCAGAAGAAGCTGGAGTGCATAG TGCGGACCCTGCGGGTCATCTGTGTCTGTGCGGAAGACTACTGCCCCACACCGGAGGCCACACCCCAGGCCGGGCCCCAGCCCATCGCTGCAGCTGCCAT GTACCTAATCGGAGAGGAGGGCTATTGCCTGACATCACTGCAGAGTGCCCTGAGCTACGTGGAGCTGCTGCCCCAGGGAGGCCTGGCCAAGTAG
- the VPS9D1 gene encoding VPS9 domain-containing protein 1 isoform X5, producing the protein MLKLAQQCLERAQSTATKLGKTRLKPTMPAAAPIPQPAGRHRRVYSDEGGKLSPFLPPEIFQKLQGAESQSSKKELTPLEEASLQNQKLKAAYEARMARLDPSQAMQKTSLTLSLQRQMMENLVIAKAREETLQRKMEERRLRLQEAANRRFCSQVALTPEEREQRALYAAILEYEQDHDWPKHWKAKLKRSPGDLSLVTSLVSHLLSLPDHPIAQLLRRLQCAVYSALYPAVSRAAAPAPGCCPRTPNPGSRRLRPSQSLHCMLSPPEPSAAPRPQDCPPTPPLQPGPAGPPSPLGDTASGLPDKDSSFEDLEQFLGTSERQGQGHGVQPEPQLQQLKSAVEEIHSAIADRLLSLTLLAFEGLNTAASKDRCLACIEEPFFSPLWPLLLALYRSVHRTREAALSRSMELYRNAPPTAIGIPTKLLPQNPEAKGATGYPYCAAAQELGLLVLESCPQKKLECIVRTLRVICVCAEDYCPTPEATPQAGPQPIAAAAIGADDLLPILSFVVLRSGLPQLVSECAALEEFIHEGYLIGEEGYCLTSLQSALSYVELLPQGGLAK; encoded by the exons ATGCTGAAGCTAGCGCAGCAGTGTCTGGAGAGGGCCCAGTCAACGGCCACCAAGCTTG GGAAAACACGCCTGAAGCCAACCATGCCTGCAGCTGCTCCCATCCCCCAGCCTGCCGGCAGACACCGCCGTGTCTACTCCGACGAAGGAGGGAAGCTCTCTCCTTTTCTGCCACCCGAGATCTTCCAGAAGCTTCAGGGGGCAGAGTCACAAAGCTCTAAGAA AGAGCTGACGCCACTGGAGGAGGCCTCCCTGCAGAATCAGAAGTTGAAGGCTGCGTATGAGGCCCGAATGGCCCGGCTAGACCCCAGCCAGGCCATGCAGAAGACGTCCCTG ACCCTCTCTCTACAGCGGCAGATGATGGAGAACCTAGTGATCGCCAAAGCCCGGGAGGAGACA CTCCAGAGAAAGATGGAGGAGCGCCGGCTGCGGCTCCAGGAGGCCGCCAACAG GAGGTTTTGCAGCCAGGTCGCCTTGACCCCGGAGGAACGGGAGCAGCGGGCCCTTTACGCCGCCATCCTGGAGTACGAGCAGGACCAC GACTGGCCGAAGCACTGGAAGGCCAAGCTCAAGAGGAGCCCGGGGGACCTGTCActcgtgaccagcctggtctcacaCCTGCTCAG CCTCCCGGACCACCCGATCGCGCAGCTCCTGCGGCGGCTGCAGTGCGCCGTGTACAGCGCCCTGTACCCCGCCGTGAGCAGAGCAGCCGCGCCAGCCCCGGGCTGCTGCCCCCGGACCCCCAACCCCGGAAGCCGACGGCTGCGGCCCTCGCAGAGCCTCCATTGCATGCTGTCCCCGCCCGAGCCCAGCGCAGCCCCGCGGCCCCAGGATTGCCCCCCGACGCCCCCACTCCAGCCCGGCCCCGCGGGGCCTCCCTCGCCCCTGGGGGACACCGCGTCCGGATTGCCGGACAAGGACAGCTCATTCGAGGACCTGGAGCAGTTCCTGGGGACGTCTGAGCGGCAGGGCCAGGGCCATGGGGTGCAGCCGGAGCCCCAGCTGCAGCAGCTGAAGAGCGCGGTGGAGGAGATCCATAGCGCCATCG CAGACAGGCTGCTCTCGCTGACCCTTCTGGCCTTTGAAGGCCTAAACACAGCTGCCTCCAAGGACCGCTGCCTGGCGTGCATTGAGGAGCCCTTTTTCTCCCCGCTGTGGCCTCTGCTGCTGGCCCTATACAG GAGTGTGCACCGAACCCGGGAGGCTGCCCTGAGCAGGAGCATGGAGCTCTACAGGAATGCACCCCCCACCGCCATTGGCATCCCCACCAAGCTCCTCCCCCAGAACCCTGAGGCCAAGGGGGCCACTGGCTACCCCTACTGTGCTGCGGCCCAGGAGCTTGGACTGCTGGTCCTGGAGAGCTGCCCCCAGAAGAAGCTGGAGTGCATAG TGCGGACCCTGCGGGTCATCTGTGTCTGTGCGGAAGACTACTGCCCCACACCGGAGGCCACACCCCAGGCCGGGCCCCAGCCCATCGCTGCAGCTGCCAT TGGTGCCGACGACCTGCTGCCCATCCTGTCCTTCGTGGTGCTAAGGAGCGGCCTCCCTCAGCTGGTGTCGGAGTGTGCGGCCCTGGAGGAGTTCATCCACGAGGG GTACCTAATCGGAGAGGAGGGCTATTGCCTGACATCACTGCAGAGTGCCCTGAGCTACGTGGAGCTGCTGCCCCAGGGAGGCCTGGCCAAGTAG
- the VPS9D1 gene encoding VPS9 domain-containing protein 1 isoform X3, with amino-acid sequence MSLVYLRDKQVEAYTEYLRTIHYISQALLEEVETTKEARETVPPDTSKMLKLAQQCLERAQSTATKLGKTRLKPTMPAAAPIPQPAGRHRRVYSDEGGKLSPFLPPEIFQKLQGAESQSSKKELTPLEEASLQNQKLKAAYEARMARLDPSQAMQKTSLTLSLQRQMMENLVIAKAREETLQRKMEERRLRLQEAANRRFCSQVALTPEEREQRALYAAILEYEQDHDWPKHWKAKLKRSPGDLSLVTSLVSHLLSLPDHPIAQLLRRLQCAVYSALYPAVSRAAAPAPGCCPRTPNPGSRRLRPSQSLHCMLSPPEPSAAPRPQDCPPTPPLQPGPAGPPSPLGDTASGLPDKDSSFEDLEQFLGTSERQGQGHGVQPEPQLQQLKSAVEEIHSAIADRLLSLTLLAFEGLNTAASKDRCLACIEEPFFSPLWPLLLALYRSVHRTREAALSRSMELYRNAPPTAIGIPTKLLPQNPEAKGATGYPYCAAAQELGLLVLESCPQKKLECIVRTLRVICVCAEDYCPTPEATPQAGPQPIAAAAIGADDLLPILSFVVLRSGLPQLVSECAALEEFIHEGYLIGEEGYCLTSLQSALSYVELLPQGGLAK; translated from the exons AAGCTAGGGAAACTGTGCCCCCGGACACCTCCAAGATGCTGAAGCTAGCGCAGCAGTGTCTGGAGAGGGCCCAGTCAACGGCCACCAAGCTTG GGAAAACACGCCTGAAGCCAACCATGCCTGCAGCTGCTCCCATCCCCCAGCCTGCCGGCAGACACCGCCGTGTCTACTCCGACGAAGGAGGGAAGCTCTCTCCTTTTCTGCCACCCGAGATCTTCCAGAAGCTTCAGGGGGCAGAGTCACAAAGCTCTAAGAA AGAGCTGACGCCACTGGAGGAGGCCTCCCTGCAGAATCAGAAGTTGAAGGCTGCGTATGAGGCCCGAATGGCCCGGCTAGACCCCAGCCAGGCCATGCAGAAGACGTCCCTG ACCCTCTCTCTACAGCGGCAGATGATGGAGAACCTAGTGATCGCCAAAGCCCGGGAGGAGACA CTCCAGAGAAAGATGGAGGAGCGCCGGCTGCGGCTCCAGGAGGCCGCCAACAG GAGGTTTTGCAGCCAGGTCGCCTTGACCCCGGAGGAACGGGAGCAGCGGGCCCTTTACGCCGCCATCCTGGAGTACGAGCAGGACCAC GACTGGCCGAAGCACTGGAAGGCCAAGCTCAAGAGGAGCCCGGGGGACCTGTCActcgtgaccagcctggtctcacaCCTGCTCAG CCTCCCGGACCACCCGATCGCGCAGCTCCTGCGGCGGCTGCAGTGCGCCGTGTACAGCGCCCTGTACCCCGCCGTGAGCAGAGCAGCCGCGCCAGCCCCGGGCTGCTGCCCCCGGACCCCCAACCCCGGAAGCCGACGGCTGCGGCCCTCGCAGAGCCTCCATTGCATGCTGTCCCCGCCCGAGCCCAGCGCAGCCCCGCGGCCCCAGGATTGCCCCCCGACGCCCCCACTCCAGCCCGGCCCCGCGGGGCCTCCCTCGCCCCTGGGGGACACCGCGTCCGGATTGCCGGACAAGGACAGCTCATTCGAGGACCTGGAGCAGTTCCTGGGGACGTCTGAGCGGCAGGGCCAGGGCCATGGGGTGCAGCCGGAGCCCCAGCTGCAGCAGCTGAAGAGCGCGGTGGAGGAGATCCATAGCGCCATCG CAGACAGGCTGCTCTCGCTGACCCTTCTGGCCTTTGAAGGCCTAAACACAGCTGCCTCCAAGGACCGCTGCCTGGCGTGCATTGAGGAGCCCTTTTTCTCCCCGCTGTGGCCTCTGCTGCTGGCCCTATACAG GAGTGTGCACCGAACCCGGGAGGCTGCCCTGAGCAGGAGCATGGAGCTCTACAGGAATGCACCCCCCACCGCCATTGGCATCCCCACCAAGCTCCTCCCCCAGAACCCTGAGGCCAAGGGGGCCACTGGCTACCCCTACTGTGCTGCGGCCCAGGAGCTTGGACTGCTGGTCCTGGAGAGCTGCCCCCAGAAGAAGCTGGAGTGCATAG TGCGGACCCTGCGGGTCATCTGTGTCTGTGCGGAAGACTACTGCCCCACACCGGAGGCCACACCCCAGGCCGGGCCCCAGCCCATCGCTGCAGCTGCCAT TGGTGCCGACGACCTGCTGCCCATCCTGTCCTTCGTGGTGCTAAGGAGCGGCCTCCCTCAGCTGGTGTCGGAGTGTGCGGCCCTGGAGGAGTTCATCCACGAGGG GTACCTAATCGGAGAGGAGGGCTATTGCCTGACATCACTGCAGAGTGCCCTGAGCTACGTGGAGCTGCTGCCCCAGGGAGGCCTGGCCAAGTAG